TAACAATATTTTTTTTGCCTTGAGCCAGCTCCTGCAGCCTCGGCGTGCCTATAGGTGCAGCCATCGCCCGCCGCACTAGTTCTGCCTCACTTGCCTCCGCCTGATAGCCATGAGCCTTTGATTCCAGCACTGCCGCTACCCGTTCTTGAGGCAACGTCACCATAAGTTCTTCTTTTCCGTATGGAATATGAATGTTCATGTTCCTAAGCCCTTCCTTCCAAAAGAATCATCTTTTTATTCATTCGTTTTTCCTTACCTCAACGCCTTTGTACGGCAATACGACTCTCTAGTAGAGTTCCACTTCTTTTTTGGCCACACTGCACAATTTTTACTGAAAAATTTGTTTTTATGCTTTCTTTCAATATCTTTTTTTAGCCAATCATGCCGGTTGTTTACTTTCTCTGCTCGGCAATTTTCCTGCGTTAGCCTTCGTCCTTACATTGCGTGTTTTACTTTGTATCCCCCTCGCTTACGGTTGTATTTGACAGTCTTCCCTCGTTCGATATATGATAAAACCATAATATGTCATTTGACCGAAGGGGGAGAAAACCTTCATGGCCACCACACCTATTCGCATCGTTGTTCTCGGCGGCGGCCCCGCAGGATACCTAGGCGCATTGCGCGCCGCTCAACTTGGAGCCTCGGTGATTCTAGTGGAGAAAGACCATTGCGGCGGCGTCTGCCTTAACCAAGGCTGCATCCCGACGAAAGCGTTGCTGCGCACGTCCGAACTGGCGAGTTATGCCAAAAAATGCGGTGATTTCGGTCTAGACATGCCGTTGTCTGGCCTAGACTGGTCTCGCAGTCTGGCCCGGAAAGAACGTATCACTAAAATTCTGCGCAATGGCGTAGAGCAGTTATTAAAGGAAGCCGGCGTTACACGCCTTACTGGCGAAGGACGCCTAAGTTCCTCTAACGAGATGGAGGTTGTTACCGAAACAGAAAGCCACCTTCTCCGCTTTGATAAGCTGCTCATCGCCACTGGCTCTAAGGCCAAGCGCCCCCCTATTCCCGGCGCTGATGTTTTAAGTGCCATTACCAGTGATAAGCTGCTGACACTCAAAAAAATCCCGCGCCGCCTAGTCATTATCGGCGGCGGCGTCATTGGTCTGGAATTTGCCCAAATGTTTCTCTCCCTAGGCAGCGAGGTGGTTCTACTGGAGTTGCAGCCTCAACTATTGCCGGAAGAGGACAAGGATATTGCGATAGAGCTGGTTAAGGCCATGCAGCGTCAAGGACTGCGTATCTTTACCCAAGCGCAGGTGACCAACATCGCCTACAGCAACGAAGAAACCACCGTTTCTTTTACGCAAAAAAGCACGGTCAAAGAGCTTCCTGCCGACATCGTGCTTTTGGCTACAGGCCGCCAACCGGCCGCTCCTCCAGAAGCCGCTTCTTTGGGCTTGGCCTTAGGCCCACAAGGAGAAATTGTCGTCAATAAACGCCAAGAAACCAATTTACCTGGCATTTATGCCGCCGGCGATGTTACGGGCGGCAAGCTTCTAGCCCATAAAGCCTATGCCGAAGGACGCGCTGCCATGGAAAATGCGCTGGGCTATCCAGCTGTCGTGCCGCAGCATTTGGTGCCTTCTTGCGTCTATACTCAGCCCGAATTGGCCTCCGTCGGCCTAACCGAAACCGCAGCCACCGCCCAAGGCTACGAAGTACGCTGCGGACGCGCTTCGTTCCGCCAAAATGGCCGAGCTCTTTGCCTAGGTGAACGGGACGGCCTGGTCAAAGTCGTCGTTGACGCCGTCACCGACCGCTTGCTGGGCATCCATATGACGGGCCCGCATGTGTCCGAACTGTTAGGAGAAGCCTCGTTGGCCCTTTCTTTGGGTGTCACTGCCCTGCAGCTATCCACGCTGACCCATCCGCATCCTTCTTTGAGCGAAGCTCTCATGGAGGCCTGCGCCCAAGCCGCAGAATAAGCAGCGCGCTGAAGAAGAGATTGAACACCCGAATAATGCAAAGGGCTGTGTCGAAACAATTGTTTCAGCACAGCCCTTTTTTTATCTTCACGCTTCCGACGTTTTTTTCACACGTACACAGTTGCGTCCGTCGTGCTTCGCCTCGTACAAAGCCTGATCCGCCGCCAATAAGCAGGTTTCCAAACTCGCTTGCCCTTCGGCCACGCCAAAGCTGGCAGAAAGAGGCCAGCCCCCGCTCAGCTCTGGCAATTGCAGAGCTGCAATACGCAGTCGCAGCCGCTCCGCTACCTGCACGGCGTCCTGCTCCAAGGAGTGAGGCAAAAACAGAATAAACTCCTCGCCCCCATAACGTCCCAGTAAATCGCTGTCTCGCAGCACTTCTTGCGCCGCCTTCGCCACTTGCCGCAATACTTCGTCGCCAGCCTGATGTCCAAAGGTATCGTTAATGCGCTTGAAATGATCCAAGTCAAAAATAATCAGCGCAAAAGCCTTCACGTCCGTTGCTTCTTTGCGAAACTCTCCCTGGCAAAGCTGGAAAAAATGCGTCCGGTTATATATCTGCGTCAATCCGTCCATAGTTGCCGCTTGCTGCAGTCGTTCCAAAAGGCGAACTTCTTCGGTCACATTTTGCAGTACCACAATCAGCCCGGTCCCTTCGCCCTTAAGATCAACAATGGGTACTACTCGACTAGCGCAAATTTCTTCTTCTTTTCCCGGAAGGCGCCACCGCATCCGTTCTTCTCCTTGTTCACGCTGCGCCACTTGCTCCAGCAATACTGGATATTGCGGCAGTACCGCTTCAATTCTTCTTCCAATGCAGCCAGGACCCTTAAGCTCTGGCAACATTTTTTCTGCTGCAATATTGCTGTCTAGCAGACGTTGTTTGCGATCCAATACCACGATTCCATCGCTAATCATATCAAAGACAGCCGCTCTGGCCACCGGCACCAAATCAAACAGCTGCAGCCAGAAAAACCCGCAAGCAAACGCCAAAAGGGAACAAGAAAAAAAGACTGGCGTCAAATCAAGCCCCCACGGAGTCAGCTTGAGCAAATACAATAAGTAGGCCAGCCAGGGAACTAACGAAGCCAGAAACAATACCAACACTTGCCGCCGATACAATAGCTCCGCCTGTCGCCATTGCTGCAGAAAAAGCAGATTGCCCCCCACTACAGCCAAACTCAAATACGCAAAATGTACCCAATACCACAAGCCGTAATGTACCTTCACATGCAAAAAAGGCCCGTTAATCGCCAACCCTTCCACCTGATAATGAAGACCATGAAAGGAAGAAGTGAAATGCAGCACCAGCGTCAATACAGGCACGGCAAAAAGCGCCGCTATGGCTCTTGGCTGCAGCCACTGCTCTCTTCCAGAATAAGTAAGTGCCACACATAGCCAGAAGGCCGGTATGAAAGGAATCCCCAAATATTGGACCTTGAGCCACAATAGCTTGCCGGGTAACGAAAAATCAAGAATTTCCGCACCATAGCCAGCCGCATAGAGGGCCGTCGAAAAAGCCAACGCCGCAAAGTAATTCATCAAGGACACGTGATGTTTACGCCGCTGCAACAGTGCATACCCCGCAATAAATAACAGCAGCACTGCGCAAACTTCCAAAAAAAGAGCGCAAGCCAGAACATAGCTCATTTTGTCGGGTTCCTCCACCTGTTTCTTTTTTTCTTCAGTATAGGACGTTTTCCAACTCCTTACAATGAATTTAGATTTTTCTTCATTGTTTCGCTGTTTTTTATTCTTTCCGTGAAAATAGATTTTTTCTTTATTGACAAAAGCAGCTACAAATAGGATACAATGAAACTATCTTTATAAAGAATTATCCCTTAAAGGAGCGCGTTTCATGAATCACGCTGCACGTAAATTTTCCGCTGTTATTTTTGATTTGGACGGCACCCTTGTCGATAGCGAGCCGCTCTATCTGGAAGCGGATCAAAAAATCTTCCGCCCCTTGGGAATCATCGTTGATGCGGAACATAAAAAGCCGTATACCGGGCTTTCGTCGCACTGCTTTCTAGCTGATATCAAAAAGCAATATAGCTTATCGCTTTCGGTAGAAGAACTACTACTGCGAAAAAATGCCGCCTATATGGAACTGGCCCAGGAGCGCACACATGTATTTCCTGAAATGCGAACCTTTGTCAATCTCTTAAAAGAACACGGTTATCCCTTAGCCGTAGCCTCCGGCTCCTCCAAGGAAGTCATTGACGCCGTTCTAGAGGCCGCCGATCTGCGTAACTACTTTGACGTTACCCTTTCTTCTGCCCAGGTCAAACACGGCAAACCGGCGCCTGACGTCTTTTTAGAAGCGGCCCGCTTGCTAAAAAAGCCGCCCCAATCCTGTCTGGTCATGGAAGATTCTCGTTACGGCGTGGAAGCCGCCAAACAGGCTCAGATGAGCTGTATTGCCATTCCACCAGCGGAAGCTGCGCCCCTGGCAGACTGCTTCTATGAGGCAGAGCTGCTCTTCGCCAAAGGCATGGATGAGTTTACCGCCGCCGAGGCCTTTGCTTGGCTTCACCAGTAAACAACGCGACACAAAATTACAGCTCTGCAAATGAGCTATGTTGTGCTATAGTAATATAAAAGCCAAAGAAGGCGGAAGTTCCGGTTGTTACGCGCAGCGCGCTACGGAACGGCCGCCTTCTTTTTAAATTAGTAAGCACATTAAAGGAGGGAACCGACATGAGCTGGCAACCCATCTGGCTGTCCTTGCAGGTAGCTGCAGCTTCTTTATTCCTAGTCGTGATCTTTGGCCTGGCTTGGGCCTGGGCGCTGCGTCGCTGGGACATCCCCGGCAAAGCTTTGTTGGAAGCCTTATTCACCTTGCCGCTGGTGCTGCCTCCGGTAGTAACTGGCTTTTGCCTGCTGCTGCTTTTAGGACGGCAAGGGCCCTTGTTCTGGCTCTTCGGTGACCAGGCACAGCTTGTGTTTACGCCGTATGCCGCCGTCTTGGCTGGCGCTGTGGTCTCCTTTCCTCTAATGTACCAAAATGCCAAAGCGTCTCTGCAAAGCGTCGATCCTCATCTGGAAGATGCGGCACGCACTCTCGGCGCCAGCGAGCTGCGCGTATTCCTTACTATTTCTCTGCCCTTGGCCTGGCCTGGAGTCGCTGCCGGATGCATCCTCTCTTTCGCCCGCGCTTTGGGGGAGTTTGGCGCTACCATCATGGTCGCTGGCAATATTCCCGGCAAAACGCAAACCCTGCCGCTGGCCATTTATTTTGCTTCTGAATCCAACGATCTGACATTAGCCGGTCTTTATGTACTGCTTATCAGCGGCATTACTTTCTCCATGCTCTTTTTTCTCAATCACTGGCAGCGACGCCGGCTTCAGTCTAAGGAGGTACGCTCATGCTCCATGTAGATGTCCGCAAAACCCTGCCTTCCTTTACCCTGCAGCTTCGCTTTGAGCAAGATGTTTCGGAAAAGCTGGTTCTTTTCGGTCCTTCCGGCTGCGGCAAAACTACCTTGCTGCGCTGCCTCGCCGGGTTGGAACGCCCTGACTCTGGTCAGATCCGTTTAGAGGAAAGCGTTTTTTTTGATGACGCCACAGAGCAGTTTATGCCGCCGCGCTTGCGGCGCATCGGCTATATGTTCCAGGACTATGCGCTCTTTCCGCATCTATCCGTAAAAAAGAATATTCTTTACGGCAGCCGTCCCGACGGCTCCGCCGCTCTATATCAGCGTCTGCTGGAGCGTTTTTCTTTGACATCACTGGCGGAACGTTCCATCGGTGTTCTCTCGGGCGGCGAAAAGCAGCGCGTCGCCTTAGCCCGATCGCTCATGAGCCAGCCACAACTGCTGCTTTTGGACGAACCGTTATCCGCTCTGGATGCGGCTACTCGCCGACAACTCCAGGATGAACTCAATTCCTTGCATGAAGAATGGCGCATCCCCCTGCTGCTAGTCACGCACGATCTCGAAGAAGCACGCCGCATCGGTGACCGCATTCTTTTTCTAGAACAAGGCCGGATCATCGACAGCCAGTAACGATCTGATGCAAGAAAGTTAAAAGAGCAGGCTTATGTAAAAATTTACATAAGCCTGCTCTTTTAGATGCTCAAGTCTTTAGTCAACTAAAAATTTCAGTTCCATAAGGAGCTACTGATTTAATGAATACACCGCCAGGTGAGAAAAAGATTCCTCTTGGCGCATGCAGGAATAAATCAATAGTTCCGAATTTAAGATTTTGTTTCTCTAGACCCCCAGAAGCCCGCCAAGAGCGACCCCGTCAGATTATGCCAAACGCTAAAGATAGCGCCGGGAATGGCCGCCACCGGATCCAAATGGGCAATAGCCAAGGCAACCGCTAAGCCGGAGTTTTCCATGCCGATTTCAAAAGCGATAGCCCGGGATTTCTTCTCTCCCATGCCAACCGTCTTAGCAGCACCATAACCCAAGCCAAGACCAATCGCATTATGCAGCGCCACCGCCCCAAAGGCAATAACTGCTACCGTAGCCAACTTAGCGGCGCTCAAGGCGATAACCGTGGCAATAACCGCTACAATCATTACGACCGATACGACCGGCACGACATCCATAATTTTATCGACAAAATCCGAGGCCAGCATCCGCAAACCAATCCCTAACGCTACAGGGACCAAAACAATTTTGACAATGTCCATTAGCAAGGCTTCGGTATTAATAGGAATAATAGAACCAGCCAGATACAAAAACATAAACGGTGTCAAAATAGGAGCCAACACCGTATTGAAGCTGGATACCGTCACCGATAGGGCGGTGTCTCCTTTAGCCAGAAAAGTCATAACATTAGAAGCCGTACCGCTGGGACAGCAGCCCACCAAAATCAATCCAGCCGCCAATGCGGGAGGCAGCCCCAGCATCGTCGCTACGCCATACCCAACAAAAGGCATAATCATATACCGCAAAATAATTCCCCAAAATACATCTTTCGGCCGTGAAAGAACCAGCTTGAAATCATCTATTTTCATCGAAAGACCCATACCCAGCATAATGATACCCAAGCCGTAAGGAATGAGTTTGGCCATAGGTTTTAAGGGATCTGGAAAGAAAAAGGCCAGCAAAGAAAATAGCACTACCCAAAGAGGAAAGAGCCGGGTAATAAACTGACTAATTTTCACAATACCTTCCATCGTTGCGCGTCCTCCTCTGTTTTAGTAGAGCCGTTGCAGCTCTTCTTCCACCATACCAAAAGAATGTTCCGCTCCCGGAAAGGTTCCATCTTCCACTTCTTTAGCATAGGTGCTCAACGCATCAATGATCGTTCCGTTCAAGGCTGCGTATTTTTTGACAAACTTAGGGGTAAAACGGTCAAAAATGCCCAGCAAATCGTGAATGACCAAAACCTGTCCGTCGCAATCTGCTCCCGCCCCAATGCCAATGGTGGGAATAGAAAGCTTTTCACTGATCATCTTAGCCACTGGCGCCGGTACACACTCCAATACCACTGCAAAGGCCCCTGCTTCTTCGAGCCCCATAGCGTCTTCGATCAACTGCTGCGCGGCCGCGGCATCCTTACCC
This genomic window from uncultured Anaeromusa sp. contains:
- a CDS encoding bile acid:sodium symporter family protein is translated as MEGIVKISQFITRLFPLWVVLFSLLAFFFPDPLKPMAKLIPYGLGIIMLGMGLSMKIDDFKLVLSRPKDVFWGIILRYMIMPFVGYGVATMLGLPPALAAGLILVGCCPSGTASNVMTFLAKGDTALSVTVSSFNTVLAPILTPFMFLYLAGSIIPINTEALLMDIVKIVLVPVALGIGLRMLASDFVDKIMDVVPVVSVVMIVAVIATVIALSAAKLATVAVIAFGAVALHNAIGLGLGYGAAKTVGMGEKKSRAIAFEIGMENSGLAVALAIAHLDPVAAIPGAIFSVWHNLTGSLLAGFWGSRETKS
- the modB gene encoding molybdate ABC transporter permease subunit, which gives rise to MSWQPIWLSLQVAAASLFLVVIFGLAWAWALRRWDIPGKALLEALFTLPLVLPPVVTGFCLLLLLGRQGPLFWLFGDQAQLVFTPYAAVLAGAVVSFPLMYQNAKASLQSVDPHLEDAARTLGASELRVFLTISLPLAWPGVAAGCILSFARALGEFGATIMVAGNIPGKTQTLPLAIYFASESNDLTLAGLYVLLISGITFSMLFFLNHWQRRRLQSKEVRSCSM
- a CDS encoding histidine kinase N-terminal 7TM domain-containing protein yields the protein MSYVLACALFLEVCAVLLLFIAGYALLQRRKHHVSLMNYFAALAFSTALYAAGYGAEILDFSLPGKLLWLKVQYLGIPFIPAFWLCVALTYSGREQWLQPRAIAALFAVPVLTLVLHFTSSFHGLHYQVEGLAINGPFLHVKVHYGLWYWVHFAYLSLAVVGGNLLFLQQWRQAELLYRRQVLVLFLASLVPWLAYLLYLLKLTPWGLDLTPVFFSCSLLAFACGFFWLQLFDLVPVARAAVFDMISDGIVVLDRKQRLLDSNIAAEKMLPELKGPGCIGRRIEAVLPQYPVLLEQVAQREQGEERMRWRLPGKEEEICASRVVPIVDLKGEGTGLIVVLQNVTEEVRLLERLQQAATMDGLTQIYNRTHFFQLCQGEFRKEATDVKAFALIIFDLDHFKRINDTFGHQAGDEVLRQVAKAAQEVLRDSDLLGRYGGEEFILFLPHSLEQDAVQVAERLRLRIAALQLPELSGGWPLSASFGVAEGQASLETCLLAADQALYEAKHDGRNCVRVKKTSEA
- a CDS encoding ATP-binding cassette domain-containing protein, whose amino-acid sequence is MLHVDVRKTLPSFTLQLRFEQDVSEKLVLFGPSGCGKTTLLRCLAGLERPDSGQIRLEESVFFDDATEQFMPPRLRRIGYMFQDYALFPHLSVKKNILYGSRPDGSAALYQRLLERFSLTSLAERSIGVLSGGEKQRVALARSLMSQPQLLLLDEPLSALDAATRRQLQDELNSLHEEWRIPLLLVTHDLEEARRIGDRILFLEQGRIIDSQ
- the lpdA gene encoding dihydrolipoyl dehydrogenase codes for the protein MATTPIRIVVLGGGPAGYLGALRAAQLGASVILVEKDHCGGVCLNQGCIPTKALLRTSELASYAKKCGDFGLDMPLSGLDWSRSLARKERITKILRNGVEQLLKEAGVTRLTGEGRLSSSNEMEVVTETESHLLRFDKLLIATGSKAKRPPIPGADVLSAITSDKLLTLKKIPRRLVIIGGGVIGLEFAQMFLSLGSEVVLLELQPQLLPEEDKDIAIELVKAMQRQGLRIFTQAQVTNIAYSNEETTVSFTQKSTVKELPADIVLLATGRQPAAPPEAASLGLALGPQGEIVVNKRQETNLPGIYAAGDVTGGKLLAHKAYAEGRAAMENALGYPAVVPQHLVPSCVYTQPELASVGLTETAATAQGYEVRCGRASFRQNGRALCLGERDGLVKVVVDAVTDRLLGIHMTGPHVSELLGEASLALSLGVTALQLSTLTHPHPSLSEALMEACAQAAE
- a CDS encoding HAD family phosphatase; this translates as MNHAARKFSAVIFDLDGTLVDSEPLYLEADQKIFRPLGIIVDAEHKKPYTGLSSHCFLADIKKQYSLSLSVEELLLRKNAAYMELAQERTHVFPEMRTFVNLLKEHGYPLAVASGSSKEVIDAVLEAADLRNYFDVTLSSAQVKHGKPAPDVFLEAARLLKKPPQSCLVMEDSRYGVEAAKQAQMSCIAIPPAEAAPLADCFYEAELLFAKGMDEFTAAEAFAWLHQ